In Thermus antranikianii DSM 12462, one DNA window encodes the following:
- a CDS encoding TAXI family TRAP transporter solute-binding subunit — MRWSLLAYLVLGVLSPVLAQKPQVLIGTGGVGGVYFYYGTAVAEILNKAGVVQAQAMQSGGSIENLMLLRDRTDASRGVYYCGTALPDAALMAHQGEERFQGKPAPVRILFTMYPNYFHVVTTEGSGIRVLQDLKGKRVSTEVPGGIIEYEARILMSAAIPGFDPRVHFAKWERTRVAESAQMLSEGNLDAFFWSGGLPTGSIVELAGSLSRKGKRLYLVPLPKESTSVQVLMRRFPGVVDTGVIPKSVYNTRYDTPTLTFWNVFVCPASLPEDVAYGMVKAVFENLSALHAAVAPARDTTLENAVRSRGGRIPYHEGAIRFFREKGVWR; from the coding sequence ATGAGGTGGAGCCTGCTCGCCTATCTCGTCCTGGGGGTCTTAAGCCCGGTTTTGGCCCAGAAGCCACAGGTCCTCATCGGTACCGGGGGTGTGGGAGGGGTTTACTTTTACTACGGCACCGCGGTGGCGGAGATCCTCAACAAAGCGGGGGTGGTCCAGGCTCAAGCCATGCAGTCCGGGGGATCCATAGAGAATCTCATGCTCCTGCGCGATCGCACGGATGCCTCGAGGGGTGTCTATTACTGCGGAACCGCCCTCCCCGATGCGGCCCTGATGGCCCATCAGGGGGAGGAACGTTTTCAAGGGAAGCCTGCCCCCGTGCGGATCCTCTTCACCATGTACCCCAACTACTTCCACGTGGTGACCACGGAGGGTAGCGGGATTCGCGTGCTTCAGGATTTGAAGGGGAAGCGGGTCTCCACGGAGGTGCCCGGGGGTATCATCGAGTACGAGGCCCGGATCCTAATGTCCGCTGCCATTCCAGGGTTTGATCCACGGGTGCACTTTGCCAAATGGGAAAGGACCCGGGTGGCTGAAAGCGCCCAGATGCTTTCCGAGGGCAACCTAGATGCCTTCTTCTGGTCGGGTGGGCTCCCTACGGGGAGTATCGTGGAGCTTGCGGGAAGCCTTTCCCGGAAAGGAAAGCGCCTATACCTTGTTCCGCTTCCCAAGGAGAGCACCTCGGTTCAGGTCCTTATGCGCCGCTTTCCCGGAGTGGTAGATACGGGGGTTATTCCCAAGAGTGTGTATAACACCCGCTACGATACGCCAACCCTTACCTTTTGGAACGTCTTTGTGTGCCCGGCTAGCCTTCCCGAGGACGTAGCCTACGGCATGGTCAAAGCTGTGTTTGAAAACCTTTCCGCCCTGCATGCGGCGGTGGCCCCAGCCCGGGACACCACCCTGGAAAACGCCGTGCGTTCCCGGGGAGGAAGGATTCCCTACCATGAGGGAGCCATACGCTTTTTCCGTGAGAAGGGGGTCTGGCGCTGA
- a CDS encoding sensor histidine kinase yields the protein MDNLDEGVLVLREDLVELLNPRALELLALPKGAIPPLSLDRVWPALREVLRQGVEEAILALPSHRRARVRILGGGTRQVVVIQDQAELLRLAESLTQSRRTLDLLRAQAHEFRNTLHVLGGLLELGKVEEALRLIQGELGAEEHLEALLSHVELPLVAALLLGKVRRARELGVELEVEGILPFRFAPLAEVLVAAVGHLLENALEAVSNQPRGKVVVRFWEDKGLWLEVRDNGPGVPSGLSKVLFSPGVSGKGRDRGYGLALTRSQVEAYGGRLGYYREGEWTVFYAHFPEVLWAGA from the coding sequence TTGGACAACCTGGACGAGGGAGTGCTGGTTTTGAGGGAAGATCTGGTGGAACTCTTAAACCCGCGGGCTTTGGAACTCCTTGCTCTGCCCAAAGGGGCCATACCCCCTTTGTCCCTGGATAGGGTGTGGCCTGCCCTCCGGGAGGTGCTACGCCAAGGGGTGGAGGAAGCGATCCTGGCGCTTCCTAGCCACCGCCGGGCACGGGTGCGGATTTTGGGAGGGGGGACCCGGCAGGTGGTTGTCATTCAGGATCAGGCGGAACTCCTTCGCTTGGCGGAGTCCCTCACCCAAAGCCGACGGACTTTGGATCTATTGCGGGCGCAAGCCCATGAGTTTCGCAACACACTTCATGTGCTAGGGGGGTTGCTGGAGCTGGGCAAGGTGGAGGAGGCTCTTAGGCTCATTCAGGGGGAGCTGGGTGCTGAGGAGCATCTGGAGGCGCTTCTTTCCCATGTAGAGCTTCCCCTGGTGGCCGCTTTGCTCTTAGGAAAGGTCCGTAGGGCCCGTGAGCTAGGGGTGGAGCTGGAGGTGGAGGGGATCCTTCCCTTTCGATTTGCCCCTTTGGCTGAAGTGTTGGTAGCTGCGGTGGGCCACCTCTTAGAGAATGCTTTGGAAGCTGTTTCCAATCAGCCGAGGGGCAAGGTGGTAGTGCGTTTCTGGGAGGACAAGGGGTTGTGGCTGGAGGTGCGGGACAACGGCCCTGGTGTGCCCTCAGGGCTGAGCAAGGTTCTCTTCTCGCCGGGAGTAAGCGGCAAGGGCAGGGATAGAGGTTATGGCCTGGCCCTCACCCGCTCGCAAGTGGAGGCATATGGGGGTAGGCTTGGGTACTATAGGGAGGGCGAATGGACGGTATTCTACGCCCATTTCCCGGAGGTTCTGTGGGCCGGTGCCTAA
- a CDS encoding response regulator: protein MGRCLIVEDDRRVASLHRAFLEAEGIQVVYVAQGFREALEALESLRDLDLVLLDLYLPDGHGLDLLPKLLGIYTIVITAAKDVPTVERALLGGAMDYLVKPFSRGRFQEALVRFRAFVSLNTKREVSQQDLDRILARRRFDKGFDPLTREEVLKVLSASGKPVTAEDVAKALGISRVTAWRYLERLCQEGVLEVRTSYGQPGRPSRIYQLKGSQDNLGSR from the coding sequence GTGGGCCGGTGCCTAATCGTGGAGGACGATCGTCGGGTGGCTTCCTTGCACCGGGCTTTTTTGGAGGCTGAAGGCATCCAAGTGGTATATGTGGCTCAAGGATTTAGAGAGGCCCTGGAGGCCCTGGAATCCCTTCGAGATCTGGATTTGGTTCTTTTAGATCTTTACCTGCCCGATGGTCATGGTTTGGATCTACTGCCTAAGCTCTTGGGGATATATACAATCGTGATCACCGCCGCCAAGGATGTGCCGACGGTGGAAAGGGCCCTTTTGGGTGGGGCCATGGATTATTTGGTAAAACCTTTTAGTAGAGGCAGATTCCAGGAGGCTCTGGTGCGCTTTCGAGCTTTTGTCTCCCTGAACACCAAGAGGGAGGTGTCCCAACAAGACCTGGACCGGATTTTGGCTCGGCGGCGCTTCGATAAGGGCTTCGATCCCCTTACTCGGGAGGAGGTGCTAAAGGTACTCTCTGCTTCGGGGAAGCCTGTGACAGCTGAGGATGTGGCCAAGGCCCTTGGAATTTCCCGGGTGACGGCCTGGAGGTACCTGGAAAGACTCTGCCAGGAGGGGGTGCTGGAGGTTCGCACCTCGTATGGCCAACCGGGTAGGCCTTCCCGGATCTATCAACTGAAGGGCTCGCAGGATAACCTAGGGAGTCGGTAG
- a CDS encoding LamB/YcsF family protein, translated as MLIDLNADAGESYGTFTYGHDREIFPLVTSVNLACGFHGGSPTRIREAVALAKAHGVAVGAHPGFPDLVGFGRRDMALSPEEVYADVLYQIGALYAFLKTEGLSLHHVKPHGALYLRACRDRETARAIAEAVKAFDPEVPLVVLPGTVYEEEARRAGLRVVLEAFPERAYLKNGQLAPRSLPGSWISDPKEAARRALRMVLEGKVEALDGGEVEVKAETLCIHGDNPNAPEVALAVRRALEEAGVEVKPF; from the coding sequence ATGCTCATAGACCTCAACGCTGACGCTGGGGAATCCTATGGGACCTTTACCTACGGTCACGATCGGGAAATCTTTCCCCTGGTGACCTCGGTGAACCTGGCCTGCGGCTTTCATGGGGGAAGCCCCACCCGCATAAGGGAGGCGGTGGCCCTTGCCAAGGCCCATGGAGTGGCGGTGGGAGCCCACCCGGGCTTCCCCGACCTGGTGGGCTTTGGTCGCAGGGATATGGCCCTGAGCCCCGAGGAAGTCTATGCGGACGTCCTCTACCAGATAGGAGCCCTCTACGCCTTCCTGAAGACGGAAGGGCTAAGCCTTCACCACGTGAAGCCCCACGGGGCCCTCTACCTCAGAGCCTGCCGCGACCGGGAAACCGCCCGGGCCATCGCCGAGGCGGTGAAGGCCTTTGACCCCGAAGTGCCCTTGGTGGTGCTTCCCGGCACGGTGTACGAGGAGGAGGCCCGGAGGGCAGGGCTAAGGGTGGTCCTCGAGGCCTTTCCCGAACGGGCGTATCTGAAAAACGGCCAGCTGGCCCCCCGCTCCCTCCCGGGAAGCTGGATCAGCGATCCCAAGGAGGCAGCCAGGCGGGCCCTCAGGATGGTTCTAGAAGGAAAAGTCGAGGCCCTGGATGGCGGGGAGGTGGAGGTCAAGGCGGAAACCCTTTGCATCCACGGGGACAACCCCAACGCCCCCGAGGTGGCACTGGCGGTGCGCAGGGCGCTGGAGGAAGCAGGGGTAGAGGTGAAACCCTTCTAA